A window of Apodemus sylvaticus chromosome 9, mApoSyl1.1, whole genome shotgun sequence contains these coding sequences:
- the Trem2 gene encoding triggering receptor expressed on myeloid cells 2: MLPDHHSRTNRHNHDSRDQNQSQGKTRSCTRDPYIFPLRWPRNSAMGPLHLFLLLLVTELSQALNTTVLQGVAGQSLRVSCTYDALKHWGRRKAWCRQLGEEGPCQRVVSTHAVWLLAFLRKRNGSTVITDDTLAGTVTITLRNLQADDAGLYQCQSLRGREAEVLQKVLVEVLEDSLDDQDAGDFWVPEESESFEGAQVEHSTSRRQPGETSFPPTSVLLLLACVLLSKLLTASVLWAVARSKQKLGTPVVSRLDCSQDAGHQLQILTGPTGT, from the exons ATGCTCCCTGACCATCACAGCAGAACAAACAGACACAATCATGACAGCAGAGACCAGAACCAAAGCCAG GGAAAGACAAGATCTTGTACAAGAGACCCCTACATCTTTCCCCTCCGCTGGCCAAGGAACAGTGCCATGGGACCTCTCCACCTGTTTCTCCTGCTGCTGGTCACAG AGCTGTCCCAAGCCCTCAACACCACGGTGCTGCAGGGCGTGGCCGGTCAGTCCCTGAGAGTATCTTGTACTTATGACGCCTTGAAGCACTGGGGGAGACGCAAGGCCTGGTGTCGCCAGCTGGGTGAGGAGGGCCCGTGCCAGCGTGTGGTGAGCACACACGCTGTGTGGCTGCTGGCCTTCCTGAGGAAGCGGAACGGGAGCACAGTCATCACAGATGACACCCTTGCTGGAACTGTCACCATCACtctgaggaacctccaagccGATGATGCAGGCCTCTACCAGTGTCAGAGCCTCCGAGGCCGAGAGGCTGAGGTACTGCAGAAGGTCCTGGTGGAGGTGCTGGAGG ACTCTCTAGATGACCAAGATGCTGGAGATTTCTGGGTCCCTGAGGAGTCAGAGAGTTTCGAGGGTGCCCAAGTGGAACACAGCACCTCCAG gagACAACCAGGAGAGACCTCCTTCCCACCCACTTCTGTTCTTCTCCTCCTGGCCTGTGTCCTCCTGAGCAAGCTTCTTACAGCCAGCGTCCTCTGGGCTGTGGCCAGGAGCAAGCAGAAGCTGGGGACACCTGTGGTCAGCAGGCTGGACTGCAGTCAAGATGCTGGGCACCAACTTCAGATCCTCACTG GACCCACAGGTACGTGA